One window of the uncultured Treponema sp. genome contains the following:
- the galE gene encoding UDP-glucose 4-epimerase GalE, translated as MKVLVIGGAGYIGSHVVKELMAKGHEVTVFDNLSSGLIQNLFKKNEFIAGDILHPEDLDKAFARGFDAFIHLAAFKAAGESMIYPEKYSINNINGTLNILNAAVAHNCLNMVFSSSAATFGEPQYLPIDENHPKNPENYYGFTKLKIEEFMGWYDKLKNLKFAALRYFNAAGYDPEGVIYGLERNPANLLPVMMEVACGKRDKLKVFGSDYDTRDGTCIRDYIHVTDLASAHVLALEYIAKNKKSLTLNLGTGNGITVTEMLEATRRITGKEIPAEYVGRRAGDPAQLTASSKLAKEVLGWEPKYSDVDTLIKSTYDAYLKYYNEN; from the coding sequence ATGAAAGTTTTAGTTATTGGTGGCGCAGGATATATCGGAAGCCACGTTGTAAAAGAGCTTATGGCAAAAGGCCACGAAGTTACGGTTTTTGACAATCTTTCAAGCGGACTTATCCAGAATCTTTTTAAGAAGAATGAATTCATTGCAGGCGATATTCTTCACCCGGAAGATTTGGACAAAGCGTTTGCCCGCGGATTTGATGCTTTTATTCATCTTGCTGCGTTTAAGGCTGCCGGCGAGTCTATGATTTACCCGGAAAAATATTCAATAAACAACATCAATGGAACTTTAAATATTTTGAATGCTGCCGTTGCCCACAACTGCCTCAACATGGTTTTCTCTTCAAGCGCGGCGACTTTTGGCGAGCCTCAGTATCTTCCGATTGATGAAAATCATCCAAAAAATCCTGAAAATTACTACGGATTTACAAAACTTAAAATTGAAGAATTCATGGGCTGGTATGACAAGCTTAAGAATCTGAAATTTGCGGCTCTTAGATATTTTAATGCTGCCGGCTACGATCCTGAAGGCGTTATTTACGGACTTGAAAGAAATCCGGCGAACCTTCTTCCTGTAATGATGGAAGTTGCCTGCGGAAAGCGCGACAAGCTAAAAGTTTTTGGAAGCGACTACGACACACGCGACGGAACTTGCATCCGCGATTACATTCATGTAACGGATTTGGCTTCTGCTCACGTTCTTGCTTTGGAATACATTGCCAAGAACAAAAAGAGTCTTACACTCAACCTTGGAACAGGAAACGGAATTACAGTTACAGAAATGCTTGAAGCAACACGCCGCATAACGGGAAAAGAAATTCCTGCTGAATATGTTGGTCGGCGCGCAGGAGATCCGGCTCAGCTTACTGCTTCTTCTAAACTTGCAAAAGAAGTTCTTGGCTGGGAACCAAAGTACAGCGATGTTGACACTTTGATAAAGTCAACCTATGACGCTTACCTAAAGTACTACAACGAAAATTAG